DNA sequence from the Parascardovia denticolens DSM 10105 = JCM 12538 genome:
GATAAGTTCGGTTTCCTCCTTGAGGCTTTCAAATATGGCGCTCCTCCTCACGCCGGCATCGCTTTCGGCTGGGATCGTTGCGCCGCCATCCTCTCCGGCGAGGATTCCATCCGCGACGTCATCGCCTTCCCCAAGTCCGGCGGCGGGGCCGATCCTCTGACCGGCGCTCCTGCCCCCATCTCCGACGAGCAGCGCGCCGAAACCGGCGTCGATTACGATCCTGAGGAAGACAAGTGATCGACTAATCGAAGAGTCTGACTAGATCGGATTTCACAGGCCAGTCCTCACGGGCTGGCCTTTCGCCGTATAAACCTATGTTGAATATATTCGTCTCTGATTTGATAAAGAGAGGGCCATGGTTATGATTGGTCTTATCAATCGCAATCGTGGATCATCCGCCGTAGGAAGCGATGATGAATCGGCAAGGAGGATGCTATGGCTATCAGTCAGGAAGAGCTGGCCCAGGTTCGCAGGCTCACCATCAAGGCGACGGTCTGCTCCATCGCGGTCATCCAGGGGGACCAGCCTTCAGTCACTTATGAGAACTGCGGGGAGGATGATTTCTCCTTCAATTTCCAGGAAGACAAGCTCAAGGTGAAGATCAACAAGTCCCAGTGGAAGAAGAACCATCCTGACCGGGTGATCTTCAATGGCTTCCTCACTATCCGAGGCACTATCGGCACCAGCAGGAAGGACATGTACAAGCTCACCATCACTCTGCCGAAGCTGGATTCCCTGAAGATCTCAGCCGACGTGGCGACCGTGAAAGTGCACGGTTTCGATTTGAACAAGCTGAAAGTGGAGGCCAACGCCGCTACGGTGTCCATCAAGGGCTGCCAGACCAGGAAGGCCAGGATGCTGGTGGACGCGGGGGCCGTGAAGGCCCGGGGCCTCAACCTGCGGGAAGACAGCTCCTTCGAGGTCAACGCCGGCAGCCTGAAGTTGAAGGATTGCATTCGGCCGGACATGGGTCTGGACGTCCGTTCCACCCTGAGCCATGTAAGCCTCCCAGTCAACGGTTACAGCGGCCGTGGCAACTTCTACCGTGAAGGCAGCCCCATGGTCAGGCTTGAAGCGTCCGTCGGCAGCGTCAATTGCAGCTGAGACCGTCGAGGGACACTCCGATCCTAGCTCAGGAAGAAATCATCGATTTCGGAGTCAGTATGGAGGATTCTCTCCTCGGGTACCCCTGCTTTTTCCGCTAATTCTATGGAAGCGACGAGCCGTAGTCTGACGTTCACCCCGAAATCGAACGAGTAGGTTTGCAGGTCACCCAGTTCGAGATAACGTGCGTGAATCTCTTGGAAGTGGCCTTGATATTCTTGATCCAGTCCCTGAACATACTGATTGATCTTTTGCTGATAGGAGGCAAGGGCTTCCTTCTCTTGCTTCGAGAGAAAATCTTTGCCCATACTCAGAGCGTTGGTCGCGATAAGCGAACCGATTGCCGCTCACAGGACGGGAATCGGAATCAGGGCTTGCCCCACGGCAGCTCCCAGGGCGGCCCCCACGGAATCGACGGAATTGAAGATGACCGCCTGAATAAAGCCGTCGTCATCCAGTCTTCCCGCCCTGTACTCAATAACCGAGTTCAGAAGGCCATAAGTCCCGCTCACAAGCGCTCCCGCACTAGGCGCTGCCAAGCCGCAGAAATCGGTCAGACCATAGATAGCGAAGCCGGAGAAGCCTCCTTTGAAAGCGCCTTGGGCGGTGGAAAGTCCGCAAGCCTTCCAATCCTCGCTACCATACTGCCATAGCTCCTTCCCTTCTTTGTGCTTCTTATAGGCGAAGGAGAGGAAATTGAATCCTCCTTGGACGAAGGCTCCAGCGGCTCCGGCTTTGGCTGCCTCACCGAGGTCAGGCGCCGCCTTTTTCGCCGCGAGGGTTC
Encoded proteins:
- a CDS encoding DUF4097 family beta strand repeat-containing protein, producing the protein MAISQEELAQVRRLTIKATVCSIAVIQGDQPSVTYENCGEDDFSFNFQEDKLKVKINKSQWKKNHPDRVIFNGFLTIRGTIGTSRKDMYKLTITLPKLDSLKISADVATVKVHGFDLNKLKVEANAATVSIKGCQTRKARMLVDAGAVKARGLNLREDSSFEVNAGSLKLKDCIRPDMGLDVRSTLSHVSLPVNGYSGRGNFYREGSPMVRLEASVGSVNCS